From Yersinia hibernica, a single genomic window includes:
- the rpsU gene encoding 30S ribosomal protein S21 — translation MPVIKVRENEPFDVALRRFKRSCEKAGVLAEVRRREFYEKPTTERKRAKASAVKRHAKKLARENARRTRLY, via the coding sequence ATGCCGGTAATTAAAGTACGTGAAAACGAGCCATTCGACGTCGCTCTTCGTCGTTTCAAACGCTCTTGCGAGAAAGCAGGTGTTTTAGCTGAAGTTCGTCGTCGTGAATTCTATGAAAAACCGACTACCGAACGTAAACGCGCTAAAGCTTCTGCTGTAAAACGTCACGCGAAGAAACTGGCCCGCGAAAACGCACGCCGCACTCGTCTGTATTAA